A window of Thunnus thynnus chromosome 17, fThuThy2.1, whole genome shotgun sequence contains these coding sequences:
- the mrpl12 gene encoding 39S ribosomal protein L12, mitochondrial has protein sequence MYCTRRCLRTALRAAASIHRQQLQQQTPALCALRLLRTSPATHSDAIATPPLDGAPKQYSPKIQQLVNDIASLTLLEVSDLNELLKKTLNIQDVGMMPMGAMAASALPGAQAAEEEEAPVKKEKTHFTVKLTELKAAEKVKLIKEVKNCIQGLNLVQAKKLVESLPQEIRANVSKEEAEKLKAALEAAGGTVVLE, from the exons ATGTACTGCACCAGACGATGCCTCCGGACCGCGCTGCGGGCTGCAGCGAGCATTCACCG GCAACAGCTTCAGCAGCAGACGCCAGCCCTGTGTGCTCTCAGGCTTCTAAGGACCAGTCCAGCCACCCACTCAGATGCCATCGCCACCCCTCCATTAGACGGAGCACCCAAACAGTATTCCCCTAAAATCCAACAGCTCGTCAATGACATAGCCAGCCTCACCTTGTTAGAGGTGTCGGACCTCAATGAGCTCCTCAAG AAAACTCTGAACATTCAGGATGTTGGAATGATGCCAATGGGGGCGATGGCTGCATCAGCTCTACCTGGGGCTCAG GccgcagaagaagaggaggcacCAGTCAAGAAAGAGAAGACTCACTTCACAGTAAAATTGACAGAACTAAAAGCAGCTGAAAAAGTAAAACTTATAAAGGAAGTGAAGAACTGCATCCAAGGCTTGAATCTAGTGCAG GCTAAAAAACTAGTGGAGTCTCTTCCCCAGGAAATCCGGGCCAACGTATCCAAAGAAGAGGCAGAGAAACTGAAGGCAGCCCTGGAGGCAGCAGGTGGCACTGTGGTGTTAGAGTAG
- the zgc:103625 gene encoding methyltransferase-like 26 B, with protein sequence MLLSPQAERNWEDLCSVLEDVLEDQSHRQLFALELGSGTGQHVIRFAQKMPFVTWQPSDIKEESRDSIKAYIAAINAKTVLQPVHLDASEPWEKWAGLPRSSCDVIIAINLLQYSSFKTAQGVFNGAGQILRPNGVLITYGVYAINGTITPSCNELLDAELREINPEWGLPDIDVLRQLAYGNGMRMERMIEMEEYYKCLIFRKL encoded by the exons ATGTTGCTGTCACCTCAGGCAGAGAGGAACTGGGAGGATCTGTGTTCAGTACTCGAAGATGTGCTGGAAGACCAGTCCCACAGGCAGCTGTTCGCCTTAGAACTGGGCTCTGGAACTGGGCAGCATGTCATACGCTTTGCCCAGAAGATGCCCTTTGTCACCTGGCAGCCATCAGACATCAAAGAGGAGTCTCGGGACAG TATTAAGGCATACATTGCTGCAATCAATGCAAAGACTGTGCTGCAACCTGTTCACCTGGATGCCAGTGAACCGTGGGAGAAATGGGCAGGCCTTCCTCGCAGCTCCTGTGATGTTATTATTGCCATTAACTTACTGCAGTACAGCTCCTTTAAAACAGCACAG GGTGTTTTCAATGGAGCCGGTCAGATCCTCAGACCAAACGGCGTTTTGATAACATATGGG GTGTATGCTATTAACGGCACCATTACACCAAGCTGCAATGAACTCCTGGATGCAGAACTTCGGGAAAT AAATCCAGAGTGGGGCCTTCCAGACATCGATGTGCTCAGACAGCTGGCCTATGGGAACGGGATGCGTATGGAGAGGATG ATTGAGATGGAAGAATACTACAAATGCCTCATCTTCAGAAAACTTTAA